A portion of the Calditerricola satsumensis genome contains these proteins:
- a CDS encoding sirohydrochlorin chelatase, with amino-acid sequence MTDLLADSAPRGATLAAAERGGPPSAQNGCTAVLFVGHGSRDPEGNAELLRFTAALTPRLPVPVVETCFLELTEPTIAEGIARCVGRGAAHVVVVPISLFAAGHAKLHIPAALDEARERYPTVRFTYARPVGVHDKVLAILLDRLREAGFSPGAADLAETAVLVVGRGSSDPDANSDLFKISRLLWERTRVGWVETAFAGITAPLLAEGLERCVRLGARRVYVLPYFLFTGVLIKRMADEVAAFAARHPERRVHLARYFGLHPLLADILIERAQEALAGEVRMSCDLCTYRLLAAAHASHDPHHHHHHHHHHDPAHGHRHAHAHGADDGSGPAGAWDASAPARDGAAVAADPEHRQKGVGR; translated from the coding sequence ATGACCGATCTCTTGGCGGACAGTGCGCCGCGTGGTGCGACTCTCGCAGCGGCGGAGCGGGGAGGGCCCCCGTCGGCGCAGAACGGATGCACGGCGGTGCTGTTTGTGGGCCACGGCAGCCGCGACCCGGAAGGCAATGCCGAGCTGTTGCGCTTTACAGCCGCCTTAACGCCGCGCCTGCCCGTACCTGTTGTCGAGACCTGTTTTTTGGAGCTGACGGAGCCGACCATTGCCGAGGGCATCGCCCGCTGTGTTGGCCGCGGAGCGGCGCACGTGGTGGTGGTGCCGATCAGCCTCTTTGCTGCCGGTCATGCCAAGCTGCACATCCCGGCGGCTCTCGACGAGGCCCGGGAGCGGTACCCGACGGTGCGCTTCACCTACGCCCGGCCGGTGGGCGTCCACGACAAGGTCCTGGCCATTCTGCTCGACCGCCTGCGCGAAGCGGGCTTTTCCCCCGGCGCTGCCGACCTCGCGGAAACGGCCGTGCTGGTGGTGGGGCGCGGGTCGAGCGATCCCGACGCCAACAGCGACCTGTTCAAGATCAGCCGCCTGTTGTGGGAGCGGACGCGCGTCGGATGGGTAGAGACGGCCTTCGCCGGCATCACGGCGCCGCTTTTGGCGGAGGGGTTGGAACGGTGCGTGCGCCTGGGGGCCAGACGCGTTTACGTGTTGCCCTACTTTCTGTTCACCGGCGTGCTGATCAAGCGCATGGCCGACGAGGTGGCCGCCTTCGCCGCGCGCCATCCCGAGCGGCGCGTGCACCTGGCGCGTTATTTCGGGTTGCACCCGCTCCTTGCGGACATCCTCATCGAGCGGGCGCAGGAGGCGCTCGCGGGCGAGGTGCGCATGAGCTGCGACCTCTGCACGTACCGGCTTCTCGCTGCGGCGCACGCGTCCCACGATCCTCATCATCACCATCACCATCATCACCACCACGACCCTGCGCACGGCCACCGGCATGCCCACGCCCACGGCGCCGACGACGGATCCGGCCCGGCGGGCGCATGGGACGCGTCTGCCCCCGCACGGGATGGCGCGGCCGTTGCCGCCGACCCGGAGCACCGGCAGAAGGGGGTGGGAAGATGA
- the cobK gene encoding precorrin-6A reductase: protein MIVVLAGTSDARQLALRLLRAGYPVLASTATENGARELEKEGVPVRWGRLDDEGMTALLRESGARLVVDASHPFAEEAHKTAMRAAAAAGIPYLRYERPSQEDDIAADPLVTVVDSYEAAAEEARRRKGTVFLTTGSKTLELFAQKLLPDPDIRLVVRVLPTVENLEKCARLGIAQRNIIAMQGPFSETLNRALYEHVKPDVIVTKESGKEGSVAEKLQAARVLGIPVILIRRPRLAYDRVCTTFDAVLDAVRHLYAKGGIARGVQAADTAAGN, encoded by the coding sequence ATGATCGTCGTGCTGGCCGGAACGAGCGACGCGCGGCAGCTTGCGCTCCGCCTGCTGCGCGCTGGCTATCCCGTGCTGGCTTCGACAGCCACGGAGAACGGGGCGCGGGAACTGGAAAAAGAAGGCGTGCCGGTGCGGTGGGGACGGCTTGACGACGAAGGGATGACCGCGCTGCTTAGGGAAAGCGGGGCGCGCCTCGTCGTCGACGCCAGCCACCCGTTTGCCGAGGAGGCGCACAAGACGGCGATGCGGGCGGCCGCTGCGGCGGGCATTCCGTATCTGCGCTACGAACGGCCGTCGCAGGAGGACGACATCGCCGCCGATCCCCTCGTCACCGTCGTCGACTCCTACGAAGCGGCGGCGGAGGAGGCGCGCCGGCGCAAGGGGACGGTCTTCCTCACCACCGGGAGCAAGACGCTCGAGCTGTTTGCCCAAAAGCTCCTGCCCGACCCGGACATTCGCCTCGTCGTCCGCGTGCTGCCCACCGTGGAGAACTTGGAAAAATGTGCCCGCCTGGGCATCGCGCAGCGCAACATCATTGCCATGCAGGGGCCGTTTTCCGAAACCCTCAACCGTGCGCTGTACGAACACGTCAAGCCCGACGTGATCGTGACCAAGGAGAGCGGCAAGGAAGGATCGGTTGCGGAAAAACTCCAGGCCGCGCGGGTGCTGGGCATTCCCGTCATCCTGATCCGCCGCCCGCGCCTGGCGTATGACCGCGTGTGCACCACCTTCGACGCGGTGCTGGACGCGGTGCGCCATCTCTACGCCAAAGGAGGGATCGCCCGTGGCGTACAAGCCGCCGACACAGCCGCAGGAAATTGA
- a CDS encoding precorrin-8X methylmutase translates to MAYKPPTQPQEIEDKSFAIIAEELGPHPFTPEQFPVVQRVIHATADFELGRSLVFHPRAIEAGIKAILSGKPVIADVQMVQAGISKARLARFGSDVRVYIADPDVVEEARRLGTTRAIVAMRKAARETDGAIFAIGNAPTALLELIRLIEEVGVRPSLVIGVPVGFVSAAESKEALRNLKADVPYITNIGRKGGSPVAVAIVNALSLMAEAAERV, encoded by the coding sequence GTGGCGTACAAGCCGCCGACACAGCCGCAGGAAATTGAAGACAAGAGCTTTGCCATCATCGCCGAAGAACTGGGCCCCCATCCGTTCACGCCGGAGCAGTTTCCCGTCGTGCAGCGCGTCATCCACGCCACCGCCGACTTTGAGCTGGGGCGAAGCCTCGTCTTCCACCCGCGGGCCATCGAAGCGGGGATCAAGGCCATCTTGTCCGGCAAGCCGGTCATCGCCGACGTGCAGATGGTCCAGGCCGGCATCAGCAAGGCGCGGCTGGCCCGCTTCGGCTCCGACGTTCGCGTCTACATCGCCGATCCCGATGTGGTCGAGGAGGCCAGGCGGCTGGGCACGACGCGGGCCATCGTGGCCATGCGCAAGGCGGCGCGGGAGACGGACGGGGCCATCTTCGCCATCGGGAATGCCCCGACGGCGCTCCTCGAGCTGATCCGCCTGATCGAGGAGGTAGGGGTGCGTCCGTCCCTCGTCATCGGCGTGCCGGTGGGCTTCGTCTCGGCAGCGGAGTCGAAGGAGGCGCTGCGGAACCTGAAGGCCGACGTGCCGTACATCACCAACATCGGCCGCAAGGGGGGCAGCCCGGTGGCGGTGGCCATCGTCAACGCCCTGTCGCTCATGGCCGAGGCGGCGGAGCGGGTGTGA
- a CDS encoding cobalt-precorrin-5B (C(1))-methyltransferase, producing the protein MTASLRHGYTTGACAAAATKAATLALVTQRPVAEVTIPLPAGISATFPVEDLSFSAEMATCCVVKDAGDDPDVTHGARIYATVMWRNEPGIEIDGGPGVGRVTRPGLPVPVGEAAINPVPRRMIREAAEGVLAAHNERRGVRVVISVPGGEEMAKKTLNARLGIIGGISILGTRGIVVPFSTAAYRASVAQAIRVAKANGCDHLVLTTGGRSEAYARARFPNLPEMAFIQMGDFVGFALQHCRKQSVARVSLVGMMGKFSKVACGVMMVHAKSAPVDFAFLARLAEDVGAPPDLVEAVRAANTANQVADLLRASGYTAFFTRLAEAICRACLAHVGGGMTVETVLVTLNGEELGRAVLDGKD; encoded by the coding sequence GTGACGGCCTCTTTGCGTCACGGCTACACGACGGGCGCCTGCGCCGCCGCAGCGACGAAGGCGGCCACGCTGGCGCTGGTGACGCAGCGGCCGGTGGCGGAGGTGACGATTCCCCTCCCCGCCGGCATCTCGGCCACCTTTCCGGTGGAAGATCTGTCCTTTTCGGCGGAAATGGCAACGTGCTGCGTGGTCAAGGATGCGGGCGATGATCCCGACGTCACCCACGGAGCCCGCATTTACGCGACGGTGATGTGGCGCAACGAACCGGGCATCGAGATCGACGGCGGGCCGGGTGTGGGGCGGGTGACGCGTCCGGGCTTGCCCGTTCCGGTGGGCGAGGCGGCCATCAACCCCGTGCCGCGGCGGATGATCCGCGAGGCGGCCGAGGGGGTGCTTGCCGCCCACAACGAAAGGCGCGGGGTGCGCGTCGTCATCTCCGTCCCCGGAGGGGAGGAAATGGCCAAGAAGACGCTCAACGCCCGCCTTGGCATCATCGGCGGCATCTCCATCCTCGGCACGCGGGGCATCGTCGTGCCCTTTTCCACCGCCGCCTACCGCGCCAGCGTGGCCCAGGCCATCCGCGTGGCCAAGGCCAACGGCTGCGACCATCTCGTCCTCACCACCGGCGGACGCAGCGAAGCGTACGCCCGGGCGCGCTTCCCCAACCTGCCCGAGATGGCCTTCATTCAGATGGGCGATTTCGTGGGCTTTGCGCTCCAGCACTGCCGCAAGCAGTCCGTCGCCCGCGTCTCCCTCGTGGGGATGATGGGGAAGTTTTCCAAAGTGGCCTGCGGCGTGATGATGGTGCACGCCAAGAGCGCGCCGGTCGATTTTGCCTTTCTGGCCCGCCTGGCGGAGGACGTCGGTGCGCCGCCGGACCTCGTCGAGGCGGTGCGCGCGGCGAACACGGCGAACCAGGTGGCCGATCTTCTGCGGGCATCCGGCTACACCGCCTTTTTCACGCGCCTGGCGGAGGCGATCTGCCGCGCGTGCCTTGCGCACGTCGGCGGCGGGATGACCGTGGAAACCGTGCTTGTGACCCTGAACGGAGAGGAATTGGGGAGGGCTGTTCTTGATGGAAAGGATTGA
- the cbiE gene encoding precorrin-6y C5,15-methyltransferase (decarboxylating) subunit CbiE produces the protein MRRREPIRVLGIGAEGPAGWGEAYRRWVEEADVLVGGERQLSFFPDFRGEKWVLKSAIGEVVDRMVAQPPERKIVVLASGDPLFYGIGGLLVKKLGRDSVEIHPHLSSVQLAFARMGESWHDAAFLSVHGRPLDGLAEQVRRLRKVAILTDDVNTPAAVARHLLDAGVDGFRAFVGENLGAPDERCTWWDDLRELAKAAFAPLNVVVLLRKCPDAVSDIPLGIPDEAFAQRKPDKGLITKKEVRVISLAELRIRKDSVVWDIGAGTGSVAIEAARLAPEGQVFAIEKNAEDVANLRENVRRFGRRVTVVHGTAPEGLEAWPDPDAVFIGGTGKQMAAILDVVCARLKPGGRIVLNAATLENLHEAYAGLVARGFAVEVRLVQVARSKPILDMLRLEGLNPVFVLTAYRKEETT, from the coding sequence ATGCGCCGTCGGGAGCCGATTCGCGTGCTGGGCATCGGTGCCGAGGGACCGGCTGGCTGGGGCGAGGCGTACCGCCGGTGGGTGGAGGAGGCGGATGTGCTGGTCGGCGGCGAGCGGCAGCTTTCGTTCTTTCCCGATTTTCGCGGGGAAAAGTGGGTGCTCAAAAGCGCGATTGGCGAGGTTGTCGACCGGATGGTGGCGCAGCCGCCCGAGCGGAAGATCGTCGTCCTCGCCTCGGGGGATCCCCTCTTCTACGGGATCGGCGGGCTCCTTGTCAAAAAGCTGGGGCGCGACAGCGTGGAGATCCACCCCCACCTCAGCTCGGTCCAGCTCGCCTTTGCCCGCATGGGGGAGAGCTGGCACGACGCCGCCTTCCTCAGCGTGCACGGACGCCCCCTCGACGGCCTGGCAGAGCAGGTGCGGCGCCTGCGCAAGGTGGCCATCCTCACCGACGACGTCAACACCCCGGCGGCCGTGGCCCGCCATCTGCTCGATGCGGGTGTTGACGGCTTCCGCGCCTTTGTCGGGGAGAACCTCGGCGCACCGGATGAGCGGTGCACGTGGTGGGACGATCTGCGCGAGCTGGCCAAGGCCGCGTTCGCGCCGCTCAACGTCGTGGTGCTCCTTCGGAAGTGTCCCGACGCGGTTTCCGACATCCCCCTCGGCATCCCCGACGAGGCCTTCGCCCAGCGCAAGCCGGACAAGGGGCTCATCACCAAGAAAGAGGTGCGCGTGATCAGCCTGGCCGAACTGCGCATCCGCAAAGACAGCGTGGTGTGGGACATCGGCGCCGGCACCGGCTCGGTGGCCATCGAGGCGGCTCGCCTTGCGCCGGAGGGGCAGGTGTTCGCCATCGAGAAGAATGCCGAGGACGTGGCCAACCTGCGCGAAAACGTGCGTCGCTTTGGGCGCCGGGTAACCGTTGTCCACGGCACGGCGCCGGAAGGCCTTGAGGCGTGGCCCGATCCCGACGCTGTCTTCATCGGCGGGACGGGCAAGCAGATGGCGGCGATTCTCGACGTCGTCTGCGCGCGGCTCAAACCCGGCGGTCGCATTGTCCTGAACGCGGCCACGCTGGAGAACCTGCACGAAGCCTATGCGGGGCTTGTGGCGCGCGGCTTTGCTGTCGAGGTGCGCCTTGTGCAGGTGGCGCGCTCAAAGCCGATCCTCGACATGCTGCGCCTGGAAGGGCTCAATCCCGTGTTCGTGCTGACGGCGTACCGGAAGGAGGAGACGACATGA
- the cobI gene encoding precorrin-2 C(20)-methyltransferase, translating to MTRIGTLYGIGVGPGDPELITVKGLRILREVPVVAYPKTRMGGGSYAYRIVEGYLDPAHQELLGLVFPMTRDRAVLERQWEEVVAQVWAVLEAGKDVAFVTEGDAYFYSTFIHLSRLMKERHPEVEVKVIPGVSSIHGASAQLDLPLADGDERIAVVPATEDLAAMGRVLDAFDCVVFLKVAKVLDGIIGLLRERNLLDKAAVVTKATAPGEECIVTDVASLEGQELEYLTLMVVRK from the coding sequence ATGACGCGCATCGGGACGCTCTACGGCATCGGCGTCGGGCCCGGCGACCCGGAGCTGATCACGGTGAAGGGGCTGCGCATCCTGCGCGAGGTGCCCGTCGTGGCCTACCCCAAAACGCGCATGGGCGGAGGCAGCTACGCCTATCGCATTGTTGAGGGGTATCTCGACCCCGCGCATCAAGAGCTTCTCGGCCTCGTCTTTCCCATGACCCGCGATCGCGCCGTGCTGGAGCGGCAGTGGGAAGAGGTGGTGGCCCAGGTGTGGGCCGTGCTGGAGGCGGGGAAGGACGTGGCCTTTGTCACCGAGGGCGACGCGTACTTTTACAGCACCTTCATCCATCTCAGCCGGCTGATGAAAGAGCGCCATCCGGAGGTGGAGGTTAAGGTGATCCCCGGCGTCTCCTCGATCCATGGCGCATCGGCGCAACTTGACCTTCCCCTGGCCGATGGAGACGAGCGCATCGCCGTCGTTCCGGCCACCGAGGACCTGGCGGCGATGGGGCGCGTGCTCGACGCCTTCGATTGCGTTGTCTTTCTCAAGGTGGCCAAGGTGCTCGACGGGATCATCGGCCTCCTCCGCGAGCGGAACCTCCTCGACAAGGCGGCGGTGGTCACCAAGGCCACGGCGCCGGGGGAGGAGTGCATCGTGACCGACGTGGCATCCCTCGAGGGCCAGGAGCTGGAGTACCTGACGCTGATGGTGGTGCGCAAATGA
- the cobM gene encoding precorrin-4 C(11)-methyltransferase yields MTAANASSGMGKVWFIGAGPGDPDLITVKGLRILQEADVVVYTDSLVSDALIARARPDAEVLGSAGMTLEEIVAVLVARARAGKTVARVHTGDPSVFGAVLEQMAMLEREGIPYEIVPGVSAVFAAAAAARVELTVPELCQTVILTRVEGRTPMPEGERLRDLARHGCTLALFLSATLTKKVMAELRAAGWGDDTPVVVVYKATWPDERILRTTLGELDEAVRRAGIRSHAMILAGRALDPELARSSAYRSRLYDPAFTHGYRTGRGEGA; encoded by the coding sequence ATGACGGCGGCGAACGCATCGAGCGGCATGGGCAAAGTCTGGTTTATCGGTGCCGGGCCGGGCGATCCCGACCTGATCACGGTAAAGGGGCTGCGCATCCTCCAGGAGGCCGACGTGGTTGTCTACACCGATTCCCTCGTCAGCGACGCCCTGATTGCTCGTGCCCGCCCCGACGCCGAGGTGCTGGGAAGCGCGGGGATGACGTTGGAGGAGATTGTCGCCGTGCTCGTTGCCCGCGCCCGCGCCGGGAAGACGGTGGCCCGTGTGCACACCGGCGACCCGTCGGTGTTCGGCGCGGTGCTGGAGCAGATGGCCATGCTGGAGCGGGAAGGGATTCCCTACGAGATCGTCCCCGGCGTTTCGGCCGTCTTCGCCGCCGCGGCGGCCGCGCGCGTCGAGCTGACCGTGCCCGAGCTGTGCCAGACGGTGATTCTCACCCGCGTCGAGGGACGAACGCCGATGCCGGAGGGCGAGCGGCTGCGCGACCTGGCCCGCCACGGCTGCACGCTGGCCCTTTTCTTGAGTGCCACGCTGACGAAAAAGGTGATGGCCGAGCTGCGCGCCGCCGGGTGGGGCGACGACACGCCGGTCGTCGTCGTGTACAAGGCCACCTGGCCGGACGAGCGCATCCTCCGCACGACCCTCGGCGAATTGGATGAGGCGGTGCGCCGCGCCGGCATCCGCAGCCACGCCATGATCCTGGCTGGACGGGCCCTCGATCCGGAGTTGGCTCGCTCGAGCGCCTACCGCTCACGCCTGTACGATCCGGCGTTCACGCACGGGTACCGGACCGGGAGGGGAGAGGGAGCATGA
- a CDS encoding cobalt-precorrin 5A hydrolase, with product MNPNLPHRRLALVAITTHGTEIVRRLAASYQGDPDAPAVDVFYMKKHARGDEAERGFRLFEGSVRRILPELFARYDGLVLVISLGAVVRMIAPLLVDKKTDPAVVVIDDRAEHVISVLSGHVGGANLLTRDIARRLGARPVITTASDVQGTIAVDLFGRRFGWRLVNWDKVTPVSAAVVNGERVAVVQESGEPDWWEHPHPLPPNITVYRSVREALAAKANAYLVVTHRLLDPDEEAILENGVLYRPRSIVLGLGCNRGTSAEEIEQVIRDTLDALRFAVESVRNVATIDRKKDEPGLVAVCAKYGWPLVAYTPEELNAVPIAHPSETVYRYTGAWGVSEPAAMRSANATSLVLEKKKHGNCTISVALVDYGPPRWDGTADTGAAETARIAQAAAGKEEGP from the coding sequence ATGAACCCAAACCTGCCGCATCGCCGCCTGGCCCTGGTGGCCATCACCACCCACGGGACGGAGATCGTTCGCCGGCTCGCCGCGTCGTACCAAGGCGATCCGGACGCTCCGGCGGTCGACGTCTTCTACATGAAAAAGCACGCCCGCGGTGACGAGGCGGAGAGGGGCTTCCGCCTGTTCGAGGGTTCGGTGCGCCGCATCCTGCCGGAGCTCTTTGCCCGCTACGACGGGCTGGTGCTCGTCATCTCCCTCGGCGCCGTGGTGCGCATGATCGCACCGCTTCTCGTGGACAAGAAGACCGACCCGGCCGTCGTCGTCATCGACGACCGCGCCGAGCATGTCATCAGCGTGTTGTCGGGCCACGTCGGCGGGGCCAACCTTCTCACGCGGGACATCGCCCGCCGCCTGGGCGCTCGGCCGGTCATCACCACCGCCTCCGACGTGCAGGGGACGATCGCCGTCGACCTCTTCGGCCGCCGCTTTGGCTGGCGCCTGGTGAACTGGGACAAGGTGACCCCGGTCAGCGCCGCCGTGGTCAACGGCGAGCGCGTGGCCGTGGTGCAGGAGTCGGGCGAGCCGGATTGGTGGGAACACCCTCATCCCCTGCCGCCAAACATCACCGTGTACCGCTCGGTGCGCGAGGCCCTGGCGGCCAAGGCGAACGCCTACCTCGTCGTGACGCACCGGCTGCTCGATCCCGACGAGGAGGCCATCCTGGAAAACGGCGTTCTTTACCGCCCCCGTTCCATCGTTCTCGGCCTTGGCTGCAACCGCGGCACGAGCGCCGAGGAGATCGAGCAGGTCATACGCGACACGCTGGATGCGCTGCGCTTTGCCGTGGAAAGCGTGCGCAACGTGGCCACGATCGACCGGAAGAAGGACGAGCCGGGTCTCGTCGCCGTGTGCGCCAAATACGGCTGGCCCCTTGTCGCCTATACCCCGGAGGAGCTCAACGCCGTGCCCATCGCCCACCCGTCGGAGACGGTGTACCGCTACACCGGCGCCTGGGGCGTGAGCGAGCCGGCGGCGATGCGTTCGGCCAACGCCACCTCGCTCGTGCTGGAGAAAAAGAAACACGGCAATTGCACGATTTCCGTGGCCCTCGTCGACTACGGCCCGCCGCGATGGGACGGCACCGCGGACACCGGTGCGGCGGAGACCGCCCGAATCGCGCAAGCGGCCGCCGGAAAGGAGGAAGGGCCATGA
- a CDS encoding cobyrinate a,c-diamide synthase has product MSASERGCGLPAADGEAAGVHRSRLVIAGAGSGVGKTTLTIGLMAALKARGLAVQGFKCGPDYIDPTYHTAITGRPSRNLDAWMMGPAAVREIFLRASAGADLSLIEGVMGLFDGKRATDDEGSTAHIARLLRAPVLLVVNAASMARTAAAIVKGCQAMAEGFAIAGVIANQVGSAGHARLIREAVEQVCGVPVVGSLVRDDGLVIPERHLGLVPAVERGELAPLFAKLAARVAETVDLDAVVALARSAPPLAPEPPRLFSPEKRHSGPPRARIAVARDEAFNFYYPENLELLEHAGAALVFFRPTHGDRLPEEVDGLYLGGGFPEVYAAELARNHALKADIRQAAAAGMPIFAECGGYMYLCRALTTSDGRTHEMVGLIPARVRMGQRLAELGYREVRAERDTPLLAAGETARGHAFHYSVLEPEPDAADAWPYAYCVHSRFGERREGYAAGSVLAGYTHLHFASNPRMAERWVAACAAFRRARLR; this is encoded by the coding sequence ATGAGCGCAAGCGAGCGGGGCTGTGGTTTGCCCGCGGCGGACGGTGAGGCGGCCGGCGTTCACCGTTCCCGTCTCGTCATTGCCGGGGCGGGCAGCGGGGTGGGCAAGACGACGCTGACGATCGGCCTGATGGCGGCGTTGAAGGCGCGCGGCCTTGCCGTGCAGGGTTTCAAGTGCGGGCCCGACTACATCGATCCGACGTACCACACGGCGATCACCGGCCGGCCGTCGCGCAACCTCGACGCGTGGATGATGGGGCCTGCGGCGGTGCGGGAGATCTTCCTCCGCGCCAGCGCCGGGGCGGACCTGTCGCTGATCGAAGGGGTGATGGGGCTTTTTGACGGCAAGCGGGCCACCGACGACGAGGGCAGCACGGCGCACATCGCCCGCCTGCTCCGCGCGCCGGTGCTCCTCGTCGTGAACGCCGCCAGCATGGCTCGCACGGCGGCGGCCATCGTGAAGGGTTGCCAGGCGATGGCCGAGGGGTTTGCCATCGCCGGCGTCATCGCCAACCAGGTGGGCAGCGCTGGCCACGCGCGGCTCATCCGCGAGGCGGTGGAGCAGGTTTGCGGCGTGCCCGTGGTGGGCTCCCTCGTGCGTGACGACGGCCTGGTCATCCCCGAGCGGCACCTCGGCCTCGTGCCGGCGGTGGAGCGGGGGGAACTCGCGCCTTTGTTTGCCAAGCTGGCCGCGCGCGTCGCCGAAACGGTCGACCTCGACGCCGTTGTCGCTTTGGCCCGGTCGGCCCCGCCCCTTGCGCCCGAGCCTCCGCGCCTTTTTTCGCCCGAGAAGCGCCACAGCGGGCCGCCCCGTGCGCGCATCGCCGTGGCGCGCGACGAGGCGTTCAACTTTTACTATCCCGAGAACCTCGAACTGCTCGAGCATGCCGGTGCCGCGCTCGTTTTCTTCCGTCCGACGCACGGCGACCGGCTCCCGGAGGAGGTTGACGGCCTGTACCTCGGCGGCGGCTTTCCCGAGGTGTACGCCGCCGAACTGGCGCGCAACCACGCCCTGAAGGCCGACATCCGCCAGGCGGCGGCCGCCGGAATGCCCATCTTTGCCGAGTGCGGCGGCTACATGTACCTGTGCCGCGCGCTCACCACCTCCGACGGGCGGACGCACGAGATGGTCGGCCTCATCCCCGCCCGCGTGCGCATGGGGCAGCGCCTGGCCGAACTGGGGTACCGGGAAGTGCGGGCCGAACGCGACACGCCCCTTTTGGCCGCCGGCGAGACGGCCCGCGGCCACGCGTTTCACTACTCGGTCCTCGAGCCGGAGCCGGACGCCGCCGACGCCTGGCCGTACGCCTATTGCGTCCATTCGCGCTTTGGCGAACGGCGTGAAGGCTACGCCGCCGGATCGGTGCTTGCCGGCTACA